From Xylanibacter oryzae DSM 17970, a single genomic window includes:
- a CDS encoding LicD family protein, which produces MEITPEIQKEWNAIIVDILKAFIKICKQNGLRYYCAGGTAIGAVRHSGMIPWDDDIDVFMPRPDYDKFFEICGRMDMECYETVTPHHNDKYPLYFSKLVSKSTTLQEEADIPFVTGLYIDIFPLDGASDDMSEALKLKKKFIKLAHRLTAISTRNTFSEYISLLFDRNEWGRFLIKLWGFVDRKGCRRHLLKSMDAICSTYNYDESSNVITYSGVYGKREIYPKSWIEKSSQFQFEGLTVDLPGEHDTYLRNFFGDYMKLPPVEQRTTIHSRTYFNLNKRENETVVLKRTRKGNK; this is translated from the coding sequence ATGGAAATAACACCCGAAATACAAAAAGAGTGGAATGCTATTATCGTTGATATACTAAAGGCATTCATCAAGATATGCAAACAGAATGGTTTGCGTTATTATTGTGCTGGTGGTACTGCGATAGGGGCCGTCCGTCATAGTGGAATGATACCATGGGATGATGACATTGACGTATTCATGCCACGTCCTGACTATGACAAATTCTTTGAGATATGCGGCAGAATGGATATGGAATGTTATGAGACAGTTACCCCACATCATAATGATAAATATCCGTTGTATTTCTCTAAGTTAGTTAGTAAAAGTACTACTTTGCAAGAAGAAGCTGATATCCCCTTTGTTACTGGTCTTTACATTGATATATTCCCTTTGGATGGCGCTTCTGATGATATGTCTGAGGCGTTGAAACTGAAGAAAAAATTTATAAAATTAGCTCATCGTTTGACTGCTATTTCTACAAGAAATACCTTTTCTGAATATATTAGTCTTCTGTTTGACCGCAATGAGTGGGGGAGGTTCCTTATAAAGTTGTGGGGCTTTGTAGACCGCAAAGGATGCAGGCGTCATTTGCTTAAATCTATGGATGCAATATGCAGTACATATAATTATGATGAATCTTCTAATGTTATAACATACAGTGGAGTATATGGTAAGCGCGAGATATATCCTAAATCATGGATAGAAAAGTCTTCTCAATTTCAGTTTGAGGGTTTAACTGTCGATTTGCCAGGAGAACATGATACCTACCTTCGCAATTTCTTCGGTGACTATATGAAATTACCACCTGTAGAACAACGTACCACAATACATTCGCGAACATACTTTAATTTGAACAAGAGAGAAAACGAAACTGTTGTGCTGAAACGCACGCGCAAAGGGAATAAATAA
- a CDS encoding IspD/TarI family cytidylyltransferase, protein MNIAVVFAGGSGMRMHTKARPKQFLELNGKPIIIYTLELFDNHPMIDSIVVACIEDWIPFLEKMLRKFEINKVVKIVPGGKTGQESIYNGLCAAEVVADGKDATVLIHDGVRPLITENTIKDNIKKVEECGSCITCIPATETFIVKKENETLEIPSRSDSLIARAPQSFRLVDIMNAHRKAIAEGHNDFIDSCTMMSHYGYKLGTIIGPIENIKITTPADFFVFRAMIKVHEDQQIFGL, encoded by the coding sequence ATGAATATAGCTGTAGTATTTGCCGGAGGTTCTGGCATGAGGATGCACACAAAGGCACGCCCCAAACAGTTCCTGGAACTTAATGGAAAACCTATTATAATTTATACTCTAGAACTTTTTGACAATCATCCCATGATAGATTCTATTGTAGTGGCATGCATTGAGGACTGGATTCCTTTCTTGGAAAAGATGCTCCGTAAGTTCGAAATCAATAAGGTCGTGAAAATTGTACCAGGAGGAAAGACCGGTCAAGAATCTATTTATAATGGTTTGTGTGCGGCAGAAGTTGTTGCAGACGGGAAAGACGCTACCGTGCTTATACATGATGGTGTAAGACCTCTTATTACAGAAAATACAATTAAAGATAATATCAAGAAAGTGGAAGAATGCGGCTCATGTATAACATGTATTCCTGCTACTGAAACTTTTATAGTAAAAAAAGAAAACGAAACCCTGGAAATTCCATCACGGTCAGACTCGCTTATAGCTCGAGCTCCTCAGAGTTTCAGGCTCGTAGATATAATGAATGCTCATCGTAAGGCCATAGCTGAAGGGCATAATGATTTTATTGATAGTTGCACAATGATGAGCCATTATGGCTACAAGTTAGGAACTATTATCGGTCCAATTGAGAATATTAAAATAACTACACCGGCCGACTTCTTTGTCTTTAGAGCAATGATTAAAGTGCATGAAGACCAACAGATTTTTGGATTGTAA
- a CDS encoding NAD-dependent epimerase/dehydratase family protein — MDILQQDIERLCFQFRDSEQFRDRAFVITGATGLLGTVTIKCLLALNEKCNLNLRIIAVVRDINKAVSILGPESDSLTFYIYDFASDEQFDLKGTVDYIIHFASPTASKFFVNNPVETIKTGINGTETILEYARVNRPKCIVYVSSLEVYGIVTNDENPLTEDCQGYLDVANVRSSYPMTKRAAECMCHAYAEEYGLPVRIARLAQTFGAGVDKNDNRVFAQFARCVINNEDIVLHTNGKLKRSYCYTTDAISAIFYILLKGKDGDVYNVANEKTYISIVDMARFLCDEFNQKIKPVIQIKEGMGYSPDTKLRLDTTKLKNLGWNSMYDLHEMFENLIKWLGNRD; from the coding sequence ATGGATATATTGCAACAAGATATCGAGCGACTTTGTTTTCAGTTCAGAGATTCAGAACAGTTTCGTGATAGAGCCTTTGTTATTACCGGCGCCACTGGACTTCTGGGCACCGTAACAATAAAATGCCTGTTAGCTCTAAACGAAAAATGTAATCTTAATTTGCGTATCATCGCAGTTGTACGTGATATTAATAAGGCCGTTTCTATATTAGGCCCTGAATCAGATAGCCTGACCTTCTATATATATGATTTTGCTTCAGATGAACAATTTGATCTAAAAGGAACTGTTGACTATATTATCCATTTTGCTAGTCCAACGGCCTCAAAGTTCTTTGTCAATAATCCGGTGGAGACAATCAAAACAGGAATAAACGGAACTGAAACTATATTGGAATACGCAAGAGTTAACAGACCAAAGTGTATTGTTTATGTTTCATCGCTTGAGGTTTACGGTATAGTTACAAACGATGAGAATCCCCTTACTGAGGACTGTCAGGGATATCTTGATGTAGCAAATGTCCGTAGTAGTTATCCCATGACTAAGCGAGCCGCAGAGTGTATGTGTCACGCATATGCAGAAGAATATGGATTACCTGTTAGAATTGCACGGTTAGCCCAAACGTTTGGAGCAGGAGTTGATAAAAATGATAATCGTGTATTTGCACAGTTCGCACGTTGTGTTATCAATAATGAGGATATAGTACTCCACACAAATGGTAAATTGAAGCGTAGCTATTGTTATACTACAGATGCCATCAGTGCCATATTCTATATATTATTAAAAGGCAAAGATGGAGACGTATATAATGTGGCTAACGAAAAGACATATATATCGATAGTAGATATGGCACGATTTTTATGTGATGAATTTAATCAGAAAATTAAACCTGTTATACAAATAAAAGAAGGAATGGGTTATTCTCCTGATACTAAGTTGAGACTGGACACCACAAAATTAAAGAACCTTGGTTGGAATTCAATGTACGACTTGCATGAAATGTTTGAAAATCTTATCAAATGGCTAGGTAATCGTGATTAA
- the rplM gene encoding 50S ribosomal protein L13 — MDTLSYKTISANKETVNKEWVVVDASDQIVGRLCSKVAKLLRGKYKTNFTPHVDCGDNVVIINAAKVVFSGKKETDKVYTRYTGYPGGQRFNTPADLRTRTNGIDKIIRHAVKGMLPKGPLGRSLMDNLYVFDGAEHDKEAQQPKTIDINQYK; from the coding sequence ATGGACACTTTAAGTTACAAGACCATTTCCGCTAATAAGGAAACAGTAAATAAAGAGTGGGTCGTCGTAGACGCCAGCGATCAGATTGTAGGTCGCCTCTGCTCTAAAGTAGCAAAACTGCTTCGCGGAAAGTACAAGACAAACTTCACACCTCATGTAGACTGTGGAGACAATGTAGTTATTATCAATGCTGCTAAGGTCGTTTTCTCAGGTAAGAAAGAGACTGACAAAGTATATACACGTTATACCGGTTATCCAGGTGGACAGCGTTTTAACACGCCAGCAGATCTGCGTACACGTACAAACGGAATCGATAAGATCATTCGTCATGCTGTTAAGGGTATGCTCCCTAAAGGCCCTTTAGGTCGTAGCTTGATGGACAATCTCTACGTTTTTGATGGCGCAGAGCATGATAAAGAGGCTCAGCAGCCCAAAACAATTGATATTAACCAGTATAAATAA
- the rpsI gene encoding 30S ribosomal protein S9, with protein MEVVNAIGRRKSAIARVYVSEGTGKITINKKDLTEYFPSAILQYVVKQPLELLEALEKYDIKANLDGGGYTGQSQALRLAISRALVKINAEDKKSLKEKGFMTRDSRAVERKKPGQPKARRRFQFSKR; from the coding sequence ATGGAAGTAGTTAATGCAATAGGTCGCCGTAAAAGTGCAATTGCACGTGTTTACGTAAGCGAAGGTACAGGCAAAATTACCATAAATAAGAAAGATCTTACAGAATATTTCCCATCAGCTATTCTTCAATATGTTGTTAAGCAACCATTAGAGTTGCTTGAAGCTCTTGAGAAATATGATATTAAAGCTAACCTCGATGGTGGTGGTTATACAGGTCAGTCACAGGCTTTGCGTCTCGCAATCTCTCGTGCACTTGTAAAAATCAACGCAGAGGATAAAAAGTCTTTAAAAGAAAAAGGTTTCATGACACGTGACTCACGTGCTGTTGAGCGTAAGAAACCAGGACAGCCTAAGGCTCGTCGTCGCTTCCAGTTCAGTAAACGTTAA
- the rpsB gene encoding 30S ribosomal protein S2 — MSRTNFDMLLEAGCHFGHLKRKWNPAMAPYIFMERNGIHIIDLHKTVAKVDEAAEALKQIAKSGKKILFVATKKQSKDVVAEKAAGVNMPYVIERWPGGMLTNFPTIRKAVKKMANIDKLMNDGTYSNLSKREILQISRQRAKLEKNLGSIADLTRLPSALFVVDVLKESIAVKEARRLGIPVFGIVDTNSDPNNVDFVIPANDDAKDSVEVILNACCGAISEGLEERKAEKADEKAASEQAELADGEVKKTRVRKARKDAPKAEVAEETTEAVAETSEKEIPAEA, encoded by the coding sequence ATGTCAAGAACAAATTTTGATATGTTGCTAGAGGCTGGATGTCACTTCGGCCATCTGAAACGTAAATGGAATCCTGCAATGGCTCCTTATATATTCATGGAGCGTAACGGTATTCATATCATCGACCTGCACAAAACAGTAGCCAAAGTAGATGAGGCTGCAGAAGCTTTGAAGCAGATTGCCAAATCAGGAAAGAAAATCCTGTTCGTCGCTACTAAGAAACAATCTAAGGACGTCGTTGCTGAAAAAGCAGCTGGCGTAAACATGCCTTATGTTATAGAACGTTGGCCGGGCGGTATGCTCACTAACTTCCCTACAATCCGTAAGGCTGTAAAGAAAATGGCGAACATCGATAAACTGATGAACGATGGTACATATTCAAATCTTTCAAAACGTGAAATCTTGCAGATTAGCCGTCAGCGTGCAAAACTAGAAAAGAATCTAGGTTCTATAGCTGATCTTACTCGTTTGCCATCAGCTCTTTTCGTAGTAGATGTTCTGAAAGAGTCAATTGCAGTGAAAGAAGCTAGACGTCTTGGTATTCCTGTATTTGGTATTGTAGATACTAACTCAGATCCTAACAACGTAGATTTCGTAATTCCTGCTAATGATGATGCAAAAGACAGCGTTGAGGTTATCTTGAATGCTTGTTGTGGCGCTATCTCAGAAGGTCTTGAAGAGCGTAAAGCTGAAAAAGCTGATGAGAAAGCTGCAAGTGAACAGGCAGAACTGGCTGATGGAGAAGTAAAAAAGACTCGTGTACGCAAGGCTCGTAAAGATGCTCCTAAGGCAGAAGTTGCTGAAGAGACAACAGAAGCAGTAGCAGAAACATCAGAAAAAGAGATTCCTGCAGAGGCTTAA
- the tsf gene encoding translation elongation factor Ts → MAVSIADIQKIRKMTGAGLADCKKALTETDGDFDKAVEIIREKGQAIAAKRSDRETSNGCVLAKADNGFAAIVALKCETDFVANGADYIKLTQDILDVAVAAKAKSLDEVKELALVDGTKVQDAVVARSGITGEKMELDGYNFIQGDNVSVYDHMGKHLLCTMVQTNKPAEEQAHVIAMQVAAMNPVALDEASVPQEVKDTELKVAIEKTKEEQVAKAVENALRKAGFNIYISENEEHLAEGIQKGSITEAQAEEIRNIKKETAEQKAANLSEQMVQNIAKGRMAKFFKDSCLLNQEFIQDSKQSVSDYLKSSDKELTVIAFKRFTLRAE, encoded by the coding sequence ATGGCTGTATCAATAGCAGATATACAGAAAATCCGCAAAATGACCGGTGCAGGTCTTGCTGATTGCAAAAAAGCTCTCACAGAAACTGATGGCGATTTTGACAAAGCTGTAGAAATAATCCGCGAGAAGGGTCAGGCTATCGCTGCCAAGCGTAGTGACCGTGAAACTTCTAACGGTTGTGTATTGGCAAAAGCAGATAATGGTTTTGCTGCAATCGTTGCATTGAAGTGTGAAACTGACTTCGTTGCAAACGGTGCTGATTATATCAAACTGACACAGGATATACTTGATGTTGCAGTAGCAGCTAAGGCTAAAAGTCTTGATGAAGTTAAAGAACTTGCTTTGGTTGACGGAACAAAAGTTCAGGATGCTGTAGTAGCTCGTTCTGGTATTACAGGTGAGAAGATGGAACTAGACGGATACAACTTTATCCAGGGTGATAATGTATCTGTATATGACCACATGGGCAAACATCTTCTGTGCACAATGGTTCAGACTAATAAACCTGCTGAAGAGCAGGCTCATGTAATAGCGATGCAGGTTGCAGCTATGAATCCTGTAGCTCTCGATGAAGCTAGCGTTCCTCAGGAAGTTAAAGATACTGAGTTGAAGGTAGCTATTGAAAAGACTAAAGAGGAGCAGGTTGCTAAAGCTGTAGAGAATGCACTGAGAAAAGCAGGTTTCAATATTTATATCTCAGAGAACGAAGAGCACCTAGCTGAAGGTATCCAGAAGGGTAGCATCACAGAGGCTCAAGCTGAAGAGATTCGTAATATTAAGAAAGAAACAGCTGAGCAGAAGGCTGCTAACCTATCTGAGCAGATGGTTCAGAACATCGCTAAAGGCCGTATGGCTAAGTTCTTCAAAGATTCTTGCCTGTTGAACCAAGAGTTCATCCAGGATAGCAAACAGAGTGTTTCTGATTACTTGAAGTCTTCAGATAAAGAGCTTACTGTTATAGCTTTCAAACGTTTCACATTACGTGCTGAATAA
- a CDS encoding fumarylacetoacetate hydrolase family protein, giving the protein MKIFAIGMNYIQHNKELDGALYKPEQPVIFTKADSALLKDKKPFFIPDFCEQVDYETELVVRISRLGKSIPERFAHRYYDAVTVGIDFTARDLQNKLREEGKPWEICKGFDGSAAIGEWVEIEKFRDIQRIHFHLDINGKTVQEGCSSDMLFKVNEIIAYISRFFTLKTGDILYTGTPVGVGPVHIDEHLEGYIEDRKVLEFNIK; this is encoded by the coding sequence ATGAAGATATTTGCTATTGGTATGAATTACATCCAGCACAATAAAGAATTGGATGGAGCGTTATATAAACCGGAACAACCTGTTATTTTCACTAAGGCAGATTCTGCATTATTGAAGGATAAAAAACCTTTTTTTATTCCTGATTTCTGTGAGCAGGTAGACTACGAAACAGAATTGGTCGTTCGAATATCCCGTTTGGGAAAGAGTATACCAGAGCGTTTCGCACATAGATATTATGATGCAGTGACTGTAGGCATTGACTTTACGGCAAGAGATTTACAGAATAAATTACGTGAAGAGGGTAAGCCGTGGGAAATATGCAAAGGCTTTGATGGTTCGGCTGCAATAGGTGAGTGGGTTGAAATAGAAAAGTTTCGCGATATACAAAGAATTCATTTTCACCTTGACATTAATGGTAAGACTGTTCAAGAAGGTTGCTCTAGTGATATGCTTTTCAAAGTTAATGAGATAATAGCATATATAAGCAGATTTTTTACTTTGAAAACAGGAGATATATTATATACAGGTACTCCTGTAGGGGTAGGACCAGTTCATATAGACGAGCATCTTGAAGGATATATAGAAGATAGAAAAGTATTGGAATTTAATATTAAATGA